ACTTGTCGAGTTGGTAATTTACGTGTTATACCAATCATTAATAATGGAATAATAATAACTGTCGTTGCTATTAAAAATCCTGCAACAGAGGCATCTGTAATTCTTAGTGCATAGCCAAATAATATACAAACTAATGCCATAATAGAACCAAGTAAGCTACTCGCCAAAATAGTTTGTGCTGTAACCTGTTTAATTCGTTTCCAAAATACGATTGCCGTAATGACAAACGCTATTAAAAAACGGTAGGCAATCAATGTAAATGGCTCTAGCTCCATCACAGCTGTTTTTGTAAATAAATACGATGCTCCCCACGCTACCGTAACTAGTACTAATAAAAAATTCGCTTTTTTAATACTCACTGATAAAACTCCTTTTAGAAATGAACAAGCTGCTACATTTTGCAAACTGTTATTATTTCAAATAAACAAAACTGTTACCATCATAACAAGAATTTCGATAGCCGAAAAAAATTTTTTTCTGTATATTTAGTTATTCAGTAGCTTTTATCCGCAATCAACTGAAACTATCCAATTTCGAGCGAAAACTGGACAACTATTTTTCACTATTGATTTGATCTAAAACAAAATCTACGAATAACATTTTGTTTTTCTTTTTGCATATTCAAATGTTAGGGACGTAATCTAAATAAAGATCAACCCGAAAAGTATATACTTTTCGGGCTGACCATCGTTCATGTGTTAAATAAACCGCTTAAGGGCAGTGCTTCTGCGGTGGTTAGAAGGAAAGAGCGAATGCTAAAAGCGTCAAATCCTTTGACAACGCATCCATGACTAGCTTCGCGCTAGCCTCCAACCTCGGCGCAAGGATTTGTCCCAGAAATACTTCTAGGACAAATCCTTCTAACTATTTTTTACGCATAAAATAAATCACGAATAGCATGACAAACCAAACAGGTGTTAATAATAACGCTGTGCGTGTTGATTCAGAAATGGCCATTACTACTAGTAGAAATACGAAAAATGCCAAGACTACATAGTTCACAAATGGCGTTAAAGGCGCTTTAAAAATCGATGCTTTATGCAATTCAGGATGACGTTTTTTATACAGTATATGTGAGATTAAAATGATACCCCATACCCAGATAAAGCAAATCGCGCTAATTGTTGTCACGACATTAAATGCATTTTCAGGCATTAAATAGCTTAGTAATGCACCGATCGAAACGACGATTGAAGATAACAACAATCCATTTTGCGGCACGTGATTTCTATTTAGCTTACCAAATGCTTTCGGTGCTTGATTGTTATTACCTAAGCTAAATAGCATTCGGCTTGTAGAGAATAACCCACTGTTTCCTGCTGATGCAGCAGATGTTAACACAACAAAGTTAATTAAGCCTGCTGCAACAGGAATGCCGACTAATGCAAACACTTGCACGAATGGCGAGCTTGCTGCGCTTAAAGTATCCCATGGATTAATCGTTAAAATAACGAATAACGCACCTACGTAGAATAATAAAATACGTACTGGAATTTTGTTAATGGCAGAAGGAATATTTTTTTGTGGATTTGCTGTTTCTGCTGCAGAAACACCCACTAGCTCTACACCTACAAATGCAAAGACAACCATTTGGAATGCCATTAAGAAGCCAAATGCTCCGTTCGGAAATAGCCCACCATGCTCCCAAAGATTCGATACGGCTACCTTGCCTGATTCTGTTTCAAAACCAATAACAAGTAACACTATTCCGATCGCAATTAATGCAACAATCGTAATGATTTTAATTAACGCAAACCAAAACTCTAATTCTCCAAATAATTTAACGGTTAATAGGTTCAGGGCTAATAACACAACTAAACATACAATTGCCGGCACCCATTGAGGTACATCAAACCAATATTGTGTATACATACCAACCGCAATAATATCGGCCATCGCTGTCATGATCCAGCAAAACCAATACGTCCAGCCTGTTACATAGCCTGCCCAATCACCTAAATATTCAGTGGCAAATTCAGTAAATGATGAATAGCCACCTTTCGAAAGTAGTAATTCTCCCAACGCACGCATAACAAAAAACAAGGCAATACCAACGATTAAGTAGGCAAAAATAATGGATGGTCCTGCTAGTGCGATCGCTTTCCCTGACCCTAAAAATAACCCCGTTCCGATCGTTCCACCAATCGCAATCAATTGTACATGGCGATTTTTAAGGTCGCGCTTTAATTCTGGTTGTTCCAAGACGATTTCCTCCAAAAGATATATTTGCATACCACTTTTGTGGCTCAAATAATAGTTATCTTCGCGGTCATCAAGTAATTTTTCTGAAAATTAGAAAAGGGACTAGTATATTGACTAGTCCCTGTTTACGTAAGAATAATAACGTCTCTCATTACTCTTCTGTCCTTTTGCCTGAGATAGTGAACCCTTCGGCGACGCTTCATGCGCTCTCTCCAGAAACTGCTCCCGTCTGTAGTGTTATCCACAGCGATCATTGCTTGATAATATTCAATTGTACAATTCGCTTCCGGCATCTTCCATCCACAGAATTGTTCGCGCCAATACTATTATTGTACAATAACTAATACTAGCAGTAATCTTTCATTATTACAATAACCTCGACTAACACGACGACTAGAGAATTAGCAAATACATCGATTTTTCAACAAATTCAACTCAAATAAAAGCAATATTACATGCAAAAAAATGTTACATTGAAAATAATTATTGAGTTTTCAGTGAAACCTTTCAATGTCATTAATGATAATGAGCAAATTTACTAACAAAAAATGGATTAAGTGCAGTGTTACTTAATTTTGGCGGGCTACGGCATGACAGCATTATGGTCACGTGGTACGTGTCCATACTACTGTCTTTAATGCCGCATGCAAGGCCCGCAAAACTAAAATGTTACTTTTTCCTATATAGTTAATAGCGCAAAATGCTGCCGCTTGCGCTATCGCGAGGCGGCGGTGATGGATAAAGTAGTACGTTTTTTATAACATTTTCTCTATAATTAAAAATTAGCTCTGTAAATAAAATCATTTTTAGACGAATGTAGACTATATTTCAATTACAAAGTTCAATTCAGCACACTTAATTCAAACACTTTGTAATAATAACCAACTCTAGTTTTATAGTAGAGTGCCGCGAAGAGAAGGGGCGGACTCCTTGGGGATTAAGCGTGTGCGGAAAATCCACTATATACTTGCCGCCGTAGTGGCAAGCATATAGTTAGTTGTAGCCACGCCCCCAGGAAAGCATGCCCCGTAGCGTAGCAGAACGAATTATATTATCTGAGTGTCCTTAATTCTAAATTTTGTATTGAAAAATACTCATTGTGAGGTCATTAAATTTCTATATTTACATTTTCTAATCGAATGGCGTACGGATCTTCTAATGTACCTTTTGTCGCATTTGTCTTTTTTAGTTTGATTACATATGAATTTGGCATTGCTATATCATTACATGCAATTGATTTTTGTGTACGAATTTCTTCAGGGAAATTTAACTTCACATGAAGCGTATCTTCTTTTTGCGTTAACGTATCAAAAACTAGCCCGCAGCCATTTGAATATTCTGTCACAAATAATACTTCTTCTGTTGCAAAATCAATAACAGGTGTCTCATCAAAGTGGAATATCTCTGCCCAGCTTTGATATAGCTTTTCATCTTGAATTAATGTCATAGAAGTCCCTACTTCATGTGGTATAAATTCCAAGTGCATTAGTAATTCATAATTTAGTTCATTTATATCTATAGGCTGTTCAATTGGAGATGATACATCTTCATCTGTATCAGGTTCTTTCTGTTTTTCTGTACATCCTACTAAAAAAGTTCCCAGTAATATGCTTAATAATAAGAAATAGTTCTTCAATAAAAATCAACTCCTTTTCTAGTAATGGATTAGTAGCATGAACGGCAAAAAAGTTCAGCCTTCCTCTGTTCTTATCTAAACAATTCAATAAAATGTATCGTTTTATTCGAACTTGAACACCTTATACATGTAAGTTTCATCAGAGAATTTATCCTTTTTCGTAAAAAATGTGCTTGAGAATTAAAGTTATCTCAAGCACATTTATTAACCCAATAATGTTTTTAATGCACTAAATCGCTTTCCTATATAGGAATAGCCTTGTTTTGTGTACATTTCGCGCGGTGTATCGTCCCCATCAGCAACTAAAATAATTATTTTTTCCGAGTAATGTTTCATAACAAATTGCTGAAGTTTTGTACCTATCCCTTTCTTTTGATGGGCTGGCAAAACGAACAAATTATCAATTTCTGCTGTAGTTGCTGATTCAATAACATCAAGCGATCCTACAACCTTTCCATTATATGTTGCGACAATTTGAGCTGTTCGCTTTAGTTCAAAGTCCCTTTTTAACATAGCACTTTTAGCTTGAGCGTAACTTTCACCCCATTGTAATGCATCTTTATAATGAATCTCTAAATAGCCTT
This portion of the Solibacillus daqui genome encodes:
- a CDS encoding amino acid permease codes for the protein MEQPELKRDLKNRHVQLIAIGGTIGTGLFLGSGKAIALAGPSIIFAYLIVGIALFFVMRALGELLLSKGGYSSFTEFATEYLGDWAGYVTGWTYWFCWIMTAMADIIAVGMYTQYWFDVPQWVPAIVCLVVLLALNLLTVKLFGELEFWFALIKIITIVALIAIGIVLLVIGFETESGKVAVSNLWEHGGLFPNGAFGFLMAFQMVVFAFVGVELVGVSAAETANPQKNIPSAINKIPVRILLFYVGALFVILTINPWDTLSAASSPFVQVFALVGIPVAAGLINFVVLTSAASAGNSGLFSTSRMLFSLGNNNQAPKAFGKLNRNHVPQNGLLLSSIVVSIGALLSYLMPENAFNVVTTISAICFIWVWGIILISHILYKKRHPELHKASIFKAPLTPFVNYVVLAFFVFLLVVMAISESTRTALLLTPVWFVMLFVIYFMRKK
- a CDS encoding dehydrogenase, with the translated sequence MKNYFLLLSILLGTFLVGCTEKQKEPDTDEDVSSPIEQPIDINELNYELLMHLEFIPHEVGTSMTLIQDEKLYQSWAEIFHFDETPVIDFATEEVLFVTEYSNGCGLVFDTLTQKEDTLHVKLNFPEEIRTQKSIACNDIAMPNSYVIKLKKTNATKGTLEDPYAIRLENVNIEI
- a CDS encoding GNAT family N-acetyltransferase, which produces MTLSFQNINIFAQLERETELYRHYQLDEVKDRYDSNFIEFLSTPTLSELQAALVYLQHKHLQSGRQFLKAVFPQDEEIPIELHQYLLSDQFDIASLEMYSINPNVFTREPICPEVTIEFVSPRTLEGYLEIHYKDALQWGESYAQAKSAMLKRDFELKRTAQIVATYNGKVVGSLDVIESATTAEIDNLFVLPAHQKKGIGTKLQQFVMKHYSEKIIILVADGDDTPREMYTKQGYSYIGKRFSALKTLLG